From Merismopedia glauca CCAP 1448/3, a single genomic window includes:
- a CDS encoding amylo-alpha-1,6-glucosidase — protein LDTETSTIPEWPCVLGESPQPTLTLKDDDLFLITDHLGNIAGYCTDDRNASMGLFCNDTRFLSRLELQIDKRSPVLLSSTAEQGFTLSVLCANPKLQEDIRAETIGIRREIVLNGGLFEQVEVSNYNTHGTKFEISISFAADFLDLFEIRGFNREQRGQELRLATPPVATVEVDGEPQPINQLIMAYKGLDGSLMESRIEFAHTQPTRLEGNTAIWELDLASHQTAILGYRLELFNNNHSISPIIRTPTNLVQAKSAQLVEEEHWRHEVSHFRADKSTFNRIISRAEQDIYILRQTFGKGKSISAGVPWFSTLFGRDSLITASQCLVLDSSIARETLRVLAQYQGQKDDDWRDEQPGKILHELRLGEMARCQEIPHTPYYGTVDATPLWLMLYSEYYAWTGDRETLDQLWCNAMAAMDWIDRNFHATGYLTYSCKSTRGLVNQGWKDSGDCIVDRKGNQATGAIALCEVQAYVYAAKVRLSQIARLKKRIDLADRWEEEARDLKMRFNRDFWMPDQDFCAIAIDGDGNQIDSITSNPGQCLSFGMLTDDKAHSVAERLLAPDMYNGWGIRTLSSLSPAYNPMGYHVGSVWPHDNSLIALGLRSLGLVDQALEVFQGLVDMTLEQPYQRPPELFCGYQRNGEKEPVKYPVACSPQAWATGSIFQLLQMILNLVPDAPNNCLRIIDPALPESINRLSLRNLRVGTTILDLEFERSDKTTACRVERKRGNLRVVIEA, from the coding sequence CTTAGACACAGAGACGTCAACCATACCAGAGTGGCCCTGTGTATTGGGGGAATCGCCACAACCAACTTTAACCTTAAAAGATGACGATTTGTTTTTAATTACGGATCATTTAGGGAATATTGCAGGTTATTGTACCGACGATCGCAATGCTAGTATGGGCTTATTCTGCAACGATACCCGCTTTTTGAGCCGTTTGGAATTACAGATAGATAAGCGATCGCCTGTACTCCTCAGTAGTACCGCCGAACAAGGTTTCACTTTGTCGGTGTTGTGTGCTAACCCCAAGCTACAAGAGGATATTCGTGCTGAAACTATTGGGATTCGCCGAGAAATAGTCCTCAATGGCGGTTTATTTGAGCAAGTTGAAGTCTCAAATTATAATACTCACGGAACTAAATTTGAGATTTCGATCAGTTTTGCCGCAGATTTCTTAGATTTATTTGAAATTCGCGGTTTTAATCGGGAACAACGGGGACAAGAATTAAGGTTAGCCACTCCACCAGTCGCCACTGTAGAAGTTGACGGGGAACCCCAGCCAATTAATCAACTGATCATGGCCTACAAAGGGCTTGACGGCTCTTTAATGGAATCTCGGATTGAATTTGCTCACACTCAACCTACCCGTTTAGAAGGAAATACAGCTATTTGGGAGCTAGATTTAGCCTCTCACCAAACAGCGATCCTAGGTTATCGGTTAGAGTTATTTAATAACAATCACTCAATTTCTCCCATTATCCGCACTCCAACGAATTTAGTTCAAGCCAAATCCGCTCAATTGGTGGAAGAAGAACATTGGCGACATGAAGTTAGCCATTTTCGTGCCGATAAAAGTACCTTTAACCGGATTATTTCCAGAGCCGAGCAAGATATTTATATTCTCCGGCAAACCTTTGGCAAAGGCAAGTCAATCTCGGCAGGAGTACCCTGGTTTTCGACTTTATTTGGCAGGGATTCCTTAATTACAGCTTCCCAATGCCTGGTTTTAGACTCATCTATAGCTCGCGAAACCCTGAGAGTTCTCGCTCAATATCAAGGTCAAAAAGACGATGATTGGCGAGACGAACAACCAGGAAAGATCTTACACGAATTGCGCTTGGGAGAAATGGCACGGTGTCAAGAAATCCCGCATACTCCTTACTACGGTACTGTCGATGCCACACCCTTGTGGTTGATGTTGTATTCTGAGTACTATGCTTGGACAGGCGATCGCGAAACTCTAGATCAGCTATGGTGTAATGCAATGGCAGCGATGGACTGGATCGATCGCAACTTCCACGCTACTGGTTATCTCACCTATAGTTGTAAATCGACGCGAGGTTTAGTTAATCAAGGCTGGAAAGATTCGGGAGATTGTATTGTAGATCGCAAAGGAAACCAAGCCACTGGTGCGATCGCTTTGTGTGAAGTTCAAGCTTATGTTTACGCTGCTAAAGTCCGCCTCAGCCAAATCGCTAGGTTGAAAAAAAGAATAGATCTCGCAGATAGGTGGGAAGAAGAGGCAAGAGATCTTAAAATGCGCTTCAATCGCGATTTTTGGATGCCAGATCAAGACTTTTGTGCGATTGCGATCGATGGTGACGGCAATCAGATCGACAGTATTACCTCAAATCCTGGTCAATGTTTGAGTTTTGGAATGCTCACTGATGACAAAGCTCACAGTGTCGCCGAGCGTCTCCTCGCCCCAGATATGTATAATGGGTGGGGAATTCGGACTTTGAGCAGCTTATCTCCAGCGTATAATCCAATGGGATATCACGTTGGCTCGGTTTGGCCTCATGATAATTCGTTAATTGCTCTAGGATTGCGTTCTTTAGGGTTAGTAGACCAAGCTTTAGAAGTCTTCCAAGGTTTAGTAGATATGACCTTAGAACAGCCATATCAAAGACCTCCAGAGCTATTTTGCGGATATCAACGTAACGGAGAGAAAGAGCCAGTTAAATACCCTGTGGCTTGTTCTCCCCAAGCATGGGCGACGGGAAGCATTTTTCAGCTATTACAAATGATTTTGAACTTAGTTCCCGATGCTCCTAATAATTGCTTGCGGATTATCGATCCTGCTTTACCTGAATCTATCAATCGCCTAAGTTTGCGTAATTTAAGGGTAGGAACTACTATCTTAGACTTAGAATTCGAGCGTTCTGACAAAACAACTGCTTGTCGAGTAGAACGCAAACGGGGGAACCTGCGGGTAGTAATTGAAGCTTGA
- a CDS encoding LysR family transcriptional regulator, with protein MRIEQLQAFVAVAETGSFQKAARQCGVSQSTISRQIQSLEADIGTELFHRTASAKLTQAGDRLLPHAKKIFQEWSSAKSQIAELLTGKQPELCVAAIHSVCAHHLPPILQKFCKQYPEVQLRVTALGSDRALKVLRDGMVDVAIVMHNRWLANSPEMVVEVLYNESIEVLMAANHPLTQYAEVPWTELVNYPQVVFKDGYGMQRLVQERFARQGKTLQAVIELNTLDAFRGVVRQGETIALLPHSALEDARKDPTLAIRPILTNPATTNSTGLDLGLTRQVVLVTTRDRLLIPPIRHFYELVRELHISSVDLETEELEKV; from the coding sequence ATGCGGATAGAGCAGTTGCAAGCCTTTGTGGCTGTAGCTGAAACTGGTAGTTTCCAAAAAGCTGCACGACAATGTGGAGTTTCCCAATCGACCATTAGTCGGCAAATTCAATCATTAGAAGCGGATATAGGAACCGAATTATTTCACAGAACTGCATCAGCCAAATTAACTCAAGCAGGCGATCGCTTGCTTCCTCATGCGAAAAAGATTTTTCAAGAGTGGTCAAGTGCCAAAAGTCAGATTGCCGAACTATTGACCGGAAAACAGCCGGAATTATGTGTCGCTGCGATTCATTCAGTTTGCGCCCATCATTTACCCCCTATTTTACAGAAATTTTGCAAACAATATCCAGAAGTTCAACTGCGAGTCACAGCATTGGGAAGCGATCGCGCTTTGAAGGTATTACGTGATGGAATGGTAGATGTGGCGATCGTGATGCACAATCGCTGGTTAGCCAACAGTCCCGAAATGGTCGTAGAAGTCCTCTACAATGAATCAATCGAAGTCCTGATGGCAGCTAATCACCCCCTAACGCAGTACGCAGAGGTTCCCTGGACTGAATTAGTAAATTATCCCCAAGTCGTCTTTAAAGACGGTTATGGGATGCAAAGGCTAGTACAAGAAAGATTTGCGCGTCAAGGTAAAACGTTGCAAGCAGTTATTGAATTGAATACCTTAGACGCTTTTCGGGGTGTAGTTCGTCAAGGAGAAACGATCGCCCTACTACCCCATTCTGCCCTAGAAGATGCCCGTAAAGATCCTACCCTGGCGATCCGACCTATCCTGACGAATCCGGCGACTACCAACTCTACCGGCTTAGATCTGGGGTTAACTCGACAAGTCGTACTGGTAACTACACGCGATCGCCTCCTCATCCCTCCGATTCGCCACTTTTACGAATTAGTTCGCGAACTCCATATCTCTAGTGTAGATTTGGAAACAGAGGAGTTAGAGAAAGTATAG
- a CDS encoding DUF952 domain-containing protein: MIYRITNNYDWDLAQKNGYFVSADLNLEGFIHCSSIDQVVEVANRLYKGQTNLLLLEIEETRLSATLKWEDTHGSGELFPHVYGTIALDAIARCLNFQPNVAGL, encoded by the coding sequence ATGATTTATAGAATTACTAATAATTACGATTGGGATTTAGCCCAAAAAAATGGTTACTTTGTCAGTGCAGATTTAAATCTTGAGGGATTTATTCACTGTTCTAGTATCGATCAAGTTGTCGAAGTCGCTAATCGACTATACAAAGGACAAACAAATTTGCTCCTTTTAGAAATAGAAGAAACTAGATTAAGTGCCACATTAAAATGGGAAGATACTCATGGATCTGGAGAGTTATTTCCTCATGTTTATGGAACAATTGCTTTAGATGCGATCGCCCGTTGTCTAAATTTTCAACCCAATGTAGCGGGTTTGTAG
- a CDS encoding ABC transporter ATP-binding protein codes for MASVRLENLSRKAGNTVIIDNISFTVPKGEFWVLVGPSGCGKSTILRTIAGLETATSGNIYIGEALVNHIPARNRDVAMVFQNYALYPHMSVAENLAFGLKMRQTNPIKIKERVETVARSLNIDRLLDRKPKQLSGGQQQRVALGRAIAREPQVFLLDEPLSNLDAQLRDDTRAELKQLHSSLNITTIYVTHDQIEAMTLADQIIVLNRGQIQQIGTPNTIYHHPANRMVATFMGNPPMNILPAIYMGNFMVSGQSLSCPPEFKDKYQPREGQGFDLGIRPEQMRLNDNYTEQNRGDLLLEVQLIEPLGRETLIRGILPDSETILQIISSSNWAGKVGDRLQITLDLAQMFVFDPATGEKLYPQT; via the coding sequence ATGGCAAGTGTTAGACTCGAAAATCTCTCTCGCAAGGCTGGTAATACGGTCATTATCGACAATATCAGCTTCACCGTCCCCAAAGGAGAGTTTTGGGTGTTGGTTGGACCGTCTGGCTGCGGTAAATCAACAATTTTGAGGACTATTGCGGGTTTAGAAACAGCTACTTCGGGAAATATTTATATTGGAGAGGCTTTAGTTAATCATATTCCGGCTAGAAACAGAGATGTTGCAATGGTATTTCAAAACTATGCTCTTTATCCGCATATGAGTGTGGCAGAAAATTTGGCTTTTGGGTTGAAAATGCGGCAAACTAACCCGATTAAAATCAAAGAACGAGTAGAAACAGTGGCGCGATCGCTCAACATAGATCGCCTGCTAGATCGCAAACCCAAGCAACTTTCTGGAGGACAGCAGCAGCGTGTCGCTTTGGGAAGAGCGATCGCTCGCGAACCGCAAGTCTTTCTCCTCGATGAACCCCTATCTAACCTGGATGCTCAATTACGAGACGATACCCGCGCGGAATTAAAGCAACTGCACTCTAGTCTCAATATTACAACTATCTACGTCACCCACGATCAAATCGAAGCGATGACTTTGGCTGACCAAATTATCGTTCTCAATCGCGGTCAAATTCAACAAATTGGCACTCCAAACACAATTTATCATCACCCAGCCAATCGGATGGTAGCAACTTTTATGGGGAATCCACCCATGAATATTTTGCCAGCTATCTACATGGGAAATTTCATGGTTTCTGGACAATCTTTATCCTGTCCTCCCGAATTTAAAGATAAATATCAACCTCGTGAAGGACAAGGATTCGATTTGGGAATTCGTCCAGAACAGATGAGATTAAATGATAATTATACAGAGCAAAATAGAGGCGATCTACTATTAGAAGTTCAACTAATTGAACCTTTAGGAAGAGAAACTTTAATCCGTGGCATATTGCCTGATTCCGAGACTATTTTGCAGATTATATCTAGCAGTAATTGGGCAGGAAAAGTAGGCGATCGCTTACAGATTACATTGGATTTAGCTCAAATGTTCGTCTTCGATCCAGCAACAGGTGAGAAACTGTACCCTCAAACTTAA
- a CDS encoding ABC transporter ATP-binding protein, with protein sequence MSIVAVENLSKVYPVAIKAPGLKGTIAHFFRRQYRNIKAVQNVSFEIETGEIVGFLGANGAGKTTTLKMLTGLIHPSSGKVRVAGCVPFRRQEQFLNKITLIMGQKQQLIWDLPAIDSLKMNAAVYGISDRDFQQRVGELVEMLSLNEKLNQPVRKLSLGERMKAELLAALLHRPQVLFLDEPTLGLDINAQVGVREFLREYNQRYQATILLTSHYMADITALCQRVLLIHEGMLIYDGSLDGLLESFAPYREVKVELSHLLPKEKLAVYGEVEAIEGREVRFLVEREFLTRSVAQILADLPVLDLTITDPPVEEVIGRVFKSGVVR encoded by the coding sequence ATGTCAATCGTCGCGGTAGAAAACTTAAGTAAAGTCTACCCAGTAGCCATTAAAGCACCTGGTTTAAAAGGAACGATCGCCCACTTTTTTCGCCGTCAATACCGAAATATCAAAGCTGTCCAAAATGTCTCATTTGAGATTGAAACTGGAGAAATAGTTGGCTTTTTGGGTGCTAACGGTGCGGGAAAAACTACTACATTGAAAATGCTCACGGGATTGATTCACCCTTCTAGCGGTAAGGTGAGAGTGGCTGGATGCGTCCCGTTTCGTCGCCAAGAGCAGTTTCTCAACAAAATTACCCTGATTATGGGGCAAAAGCAGCAACTGATTTGGGATTTGCCCGCGATAGACTCTTTGAAGATGAATGCGGCTGTGTATGGGATTAGCGATCGCGATTTTCAGCAGCGAGTGGGTGAATTAGTCGAAATGCTGTCTTTAAATGAGAAACTAAACCAACCAGTTCGCAAACTCTCTTTGGGAGAGAGGATGAAAGCTGAATTACTCGCAGCCTTATTACATCGTCCCCAAGTTTTATTTCTAGATGAACCTACTCTAGGATTAGATATCAATGCTCAAGTCGGGGTGCGAGAATTTTTACGGGAATATAATCAACGCTATCAAGCCACAATTTTGCTTACCAGTCACTATATGGCAGATATTACCGCTTTGTGCCAACGGGTGCTGCTGATTCACGAAGGGATGCTAATTTATGATGGTAGTTTGGATGGACTTCTCGAAAGTTTTGCTCCCTATCGGGAAGTTAAGGTAGAACTGTCTCATCTCCTCCCCAAAGAAAAACTAGCTGTCTATGGGGAAGTTGAAGCAATTGAAGGTAGAGAAGTGCGGTTTTTGGTGGAAAGAGAGTTTCTTACTCGCTCTGTTGCCCAAATTTTAGCAGATTTGCCAGTCCTTGACTTAACTATCACAGATCCCCCAGTCGAAGAGGTGATTGGTAGAGTATTTAAATCTGGGGTAGTGCGATGA
- a CDS encoding ABC transporter permease: MKKAIKTATTFLSIYYAYMTEYRAELILWMLSGSLPLILMGVWTQAAQTGKFALQPAELVRYFLMVFLVRQLTVVWVIWEFEKEVVQGKLSFRLLQPLDPVWHHVASHLSERIARLPFAIALAILCILLYPEAAWQPTLGQIVGFTGAIFLVFGLRFLIQYTFSLLAFWTERASALEQIWFIFYLFLSGLIAPIELFPESVRQFVLWTPFPYLVHFPAAILIGLPIDLGQSLLVMLGWGAIFFVANRWLWRQGLKQYSGMGA, from the coding sequence ATGAAAAAAGCCATCAAAACTGCAACCACTTTCCTAAGCATCTATTATGCTTACATGACGGAATACAGAGCCGAGTTAATTTTATGGATGCTATCTGGCTCATTACCCCTGATATTAATGGGTGTATGGACACAAGCGGCTCAAACGGGAAAATTTGCCCTGCAACCAGCCGAATTAGTCCGCTACTTTCTGATGGTTTTTCTAGTCAGACAGCTAACGGTAGTTTGGGTGATTTGGGAATTTGAAAAGGAGGTAGTGCAAGGAAAACTATCATTTAGGTTACTGCAACCACTAGATCCAGTTTGGCATCATGTAGCTTCTCATTTATCAGAAAGAATAGCCAGACTCCCATTTGCGATCGCATTGGCAATTTTGTGTATTCTGTTATATCCTGAAGCAGCATGGCAACCAACTTTGGGGCAAATTGTCGGGTTTACTGGGGCTATTTTTTTAGTATTTGGCTTAAGATTCCTGATTCAGTACACTTTTTCGTTGCTAGCTTTCTGGACAGAACGAGCCAGCGCTTTAGAGCAAATTTGGTTTATTTTTTATCTATTTCTTTCAGGATTAATTGCTCCCATTGAATTATTTCCCGAATCCGTCCGTCAATTTGTACTTTGGACACCTTTCCCCTACTTAGTTCACTTTCCGGCGGCGATTTTAATTGGATTACCCATAGATTTAGGACAAAGTTTACTTGTCATGTTGGGTTGGGGTGCGATATTTTTTGTGGCTAATCGTTGGTTGTGGCGACAAGGACTTAAGCAGTATTCTGGTATGGGCGCGTGA
- a CDS encoding ABC transporter permease → MQRYLRVLGLFWSTAIAAELEYRANFILATFSSVGNLVGSIFGISLFYRNGYTFAGWKWEEALVVLGVFTVLQGFSATFLVPNLNKIVDRIQQGTLDFVLLKPISSQFWLSTNTISPWGLPDLLFGLFVIGYAGNRLHLTWNNYLLGVIPLVLGMAIVYSLWFMLGATSVWFVKIYNATEVLRGLLEAGRYPMVAYPAAYRFFFTFIVPVAFLTTIPAEAILGRVEINWVFGTAILAALLFFASNRFWQFALRFYTSASS, encoded by the coding sequence ATGCAGAGATACTTGCGAGTTTTAGGTTTATTTTGGAGTACAGCGATCGCGGCTGAGTTGGAATATCGTGCTAACTTTATTCTGGCTACTTTTAGTAGTGTGGGTAATTTAGTCGGTAGTATTTTTGGGATTTCTCTGTTTTACCGCAATGGTTATACTTTTGCTGGTTGGAAATGGGAAGAAGCTTTGGTGGTTTTGGGCGTGTTTACGGTTTTACAAGGTTTTTCTGCGACTTTCTTAGTTCCTAATCTTAATAAAATAGTCGATCGCATTCAACAAGGAACTTTAGATTTTGTGTTATTGAAGCCTATCAGCAGCCAATTTTGGCTTTCAACTAACACCATCTCGCCTTGGGGGTTGCCAGATTTGTTATTTGGCTTATTTGTGATTGGTTACGCTGGCAATCGCCTCCATTTGACCTGGAATAACTACTTGTTAGGGGTCATTCCTTTAGTTTTAGGCATGGCGATCGTGTACAGCTTATGGTTTATGTTAGGAGCTACTAGCGTTTGGTTTGTGAAAATCTACAACGCGACAGAAGTATTGCGGGGTTTACTAGAAGCTGGTAGATATCCAATGGTGGCTTATCCAGCCGCATACAGGTTTTTCTTTACCTTTATCGTTCCAGTGGCTTTCCTAACAACTATCCCAGCAGAGGCTATTCTGGGTAGGGTAGAAATTAATTGGGTGTTTGGAACTGCAATTTTAGCTGCTTTGCTGTTTTTCGCTTCTAACCGATTTTGGCAGTTTGCTTTGCGTTTTTACACTAGTGCTTCTAGCTAA